The genomic region CTTTGGGAGTATAGAAGTTGTAAGAGAGTTTGAAAAAAATGGAGTAAAACTATTTGCTGTTGCCTGTCTTGATGAGGCTTTAGAACTGAGAGAGGCTGGTTTTAAAGGTGAGATTCTTGTACTTGGGATACTTTTAGATGATGAGATAGAACAGGCTGCTCGTAATAACATTCAGATAACAGTTGGAAACTGGGAACAGATAAAATTTTTAGAAGATAAAAAATTAAATGTAGGAATACATATTAAAGTTGATACAGGTATGGGAAGATTGGGATTTGAACCTTGGGAAGGAGAAAAGGTTGTCAATTACTGTCTGACTAATGGTATCAATATAATGGGTATCTATTCACATCTTTCTGATGCTGATGGTTTTAATGATGCTGCTGATAAGTATACCTTTGATCAGATTTCTAAATTTTCTATTTTTGAAAAATATAAGGACAGAGTAAAATATATCCATATATTAAATAGTGGAGGAATATTTAGATTTAATAAAGGTTATACTGGTAACTTAGTGAGAGCAGGAATATGTATGTATGGAATGATTGGTTCTCATATAGTAGAAGGATTAAAAAGAGTTTTTACTGTAAAAACCAAAATTCTTGCTATAAAAAAACCAACTCATGATACTTATGTATCTTATGGAAGACAGGGTTTTGTTCATTCAGGAGAGACATATGTGGTAATTGGTATGGGATATGCTGATGGAATAAAAAAGGATTTCACAGGAAAAAGTTACGTTATAATAGCTGGAGAAAAATGTCCATTAATTGGAGAGATATGTATGGATATGTGTATGGCAAAAATTCCAGACACAATAAAGGATAAGATAGCTCTTGGTGATGAAGTTATAGTTCTAAGAGATGATATAATAAGAGATATGACAATTGATCACAAATGTTCTTGTGACCTTGTTACAGGAATAGGAAGAAGAGTTTATAGAGTGTATAGAAAAAATGGGAAACCCTATTTGATAGACAGATAAGGAGAGATGATGGCAAGCGTAATTTTAAAAAAGGGAAAAGACAGTAAGATTAGAAATTTTTACCCAAATGTATTTAAAGATGATGTAGCTTCAACAATGGGTAAAATTGAAAATGGAGATATAGTTGATGTATGTACAGCAGATATGGAAGTAGTTGGAACAGGATATGTTACAGATTCAACATCTGCTTATGTAAGAGTACTTACTACAACTGATGAAAAGATAGATAAAAAATTCTTTTTAGAAAAGATTAAAAGAGCATATGAAAAGAGAGAGCACCTATTTAAAGAGACAAATTGTGTAAGAGCATTTTTCTCTGAAGCTGATGGAATTCCAGGGCTGATAATAGATTATTTCGATAAATATGTTGCTGTTCAATTTAGAAATTCAGGTGTAGAAAAATTTAGACAGGAAATAATAAATGCTATAAAAAAAGTAATGAAACCAAAGGGAATCTATGAAAGAAGTGACGTCGAAAATAGAACCTTAGAGGGAGTAGAACAAAAAACAGGAGTTATTTTTGGTGAGATACCTGAAAGAGTAACTATGGAAGATAATGGTCTAAAATATGGTATAGATATTATAGATGGTCAAAAAACAGGATTTTTCTTAGACCAGAGAGATTCAAGAAAGTTTATAAGAAAATATCTTAATACAAATACAAGATTTCTTGATGTATTTTCAAGTAGTGGTGGATTTTCAGTAGCTGCCTTAAAAGAAAATTGTCAAAAAGTTGTAGCAATAGACAAAGAGCCTCATGCTCTGGAACTATGCCATGAAAACTATAGATTAAATGAATTTAGAGGGAATTTTACAACTATGGAAGGAGATGCATTTATGCTTCTTAAGACTCTTATTGGAAGAGGAGAGAAGTATGATGTAATAACACTTGATCCACCTTCATTAATTAAGAGAAAGGCTGATATCCGTAAGGGTAGAGATTTCTTTTATGATTTATGTAATGATAGTTTCCAACTTCTTGAAGATGGAGGAATACTTGGAGTAATAACATGTGCATATCATATATCACTTCAAGATCTTTTAGAGGTTACAAGAATGGCTGCATCAAAAAATGGAAAACTTCTACAGGTAATTGGAATAAATTATCAACCAGAAGATCACCCATGGGTTTTACATATACCAGAAACATTATATTTGAAGGCTTTATGGGTAAAAATAATCAATAACTAATAAAAGGGGTTGTGCTATGTACTTAGATATTGTTGTGTTAGTGGTATTGATATTATCAATATTAGATGGGCTTAGAAATGGACTTTTCGTTGAATTTCTATCAGTTTTTGGATTGATTATCAACTTTCTTATAGCAAAATATTTAACACCATATGTTATTAATTTCTTAAACTTAAAAGGTGGAACTGATAACTACTTTATAATTTATATAATTATTTTCTGGGCAGTTTATATTGTTGTAGGAATATTTTTATATTATTTCAGAAATATCATGTTGCATCAGAGCAAAGGTCTTGTAATTAGAGCTTTAGGGGCAATATTAGGTGCAATGAAAGGGTTAATTATCGCAATGATAATTATATTTATTTTTGACTTCGCAGTGGATAAATTTAATGGACTTGAAAAATACAGCACAGGAAGTCGTTCTACAGACATATTTTTAAAAGTTGTTCCTAAGGTTGAAGAGTATATGCCAAAGGAATTTAAAGATAAGATAAATAGCATAAAAAATGGTAAATTGGTAGACAGATATATAAATAAGCTGTTTTAGGAGAGTATGATGAAAATAATAGACAGATATATTTTAAATGAGATTAAGATGCCAGTAATATTTGGAGTTTCTCTTTTTACATTTATTTTCCTGATAGATATAATTGTAGCTATGATGGAGAATATAATAGTAAAAGGAATTTCAATAATAGATGTTACTAGGATTTTGTCTTTTTATCTACCGCCGATACTTTCTCAGACTATACCTATGGGAATGTTTCTGGGAATAATGCTTACTTTTTCAAAATTTACAAGAACAAGTGAAGCTACTGCAATGAGTGCTGTTGGAATGTCACTTAAAGATATAGTTAGACCAGTTTTAAAGGCAGCTATTCTGACAACAGCTTTTATATTTTTCCTTCAGGAAAGTATAATACCGAGATCTGTATCAAAATTGCAGTATTTAACAGCTAAAATAGCTTATGAAAATCCAGTGTTTCAATTAAAAGAGAGAACTTTTATAGATGAGGTTGAGCAGTACAGTCTCTATATAGATAGGCTTGTTGGAAAAGATAAGGTTGCTCATGGAGTTTTGATATTCCAGAAGAACAGTGATAAAAAATTCCCAACAGTAATTTCTGGAAGTGAAGCATATTGGAAAGATTCATCAATGGTTTTAAAGGATTCAAAATTTTATAACTTTAACGATAAGGGAAAAGTGGTATTGACTGGAGAATTTGATGAGAAGAAGATTCCTTTAGCTGCTTATTTCAGTGAGATGAATTTAAAAGTTAAAGATATAGAAGCAATGAGTATAAAAACTCTATTTAAAGAGATGAGAGAAAAAAATGGACCTGAAAAACTTCCATTTAAAATAGAGATAAATAAAAAGTTAGCAGTGCCTTTAGCCACAATTATGCTTTCTTTACTTGGTGTATTTCTTTCAATAGGACACCATAGAAGTGGAAAGGGAGCAAATTTTGCATTGAGTCTTATTGTTATTTTTTCTTATATAACCTGTCTGAATATTGGTATGGTCATGTCATCTAGAGGTCTTATTCCTGTGTTTATTGGAATATGGACACCAGATATTGTACTTTTGATTCTAACAATTATAATGTATAAAAAGAAAGCAAAGGTGATATAATGAAGATATTAGATAGATATATAAGTAAAAATTTTATAAAATCATTTTTGCTAAGTCTTATTGCATTTATGGGGATATTTATTGTAAGTCAGTTATTCAGAGTAGTAAAGTATCTAAGTGATGGAAGATTTACATCACATGATGCTGTACTTTATATTATAACTATGCTTCCAAGAATATTTATAGATGTGGCACCACTTGCTGTACTTCTTGGTTGTATGATGACAGTAAGCGTTATGGCTTCAAATCTGGAGATTATCTCTTTAAAAACTTCAGGAATAAGTTTTAAAAGAATAGTTATATGTCCTATTATCTTATCAATAGTGATTTCAGGAATTGTATTTTTTGTAAATGACAGCCTATATCCTAAGAGTCAAAAGATGAATAAGGATTTAAGACGTGGTGAGGTAAGTACAAGGGAGGCTCCTATTGAAAAGAGAAATGCCTTTTTAAGAGGAGAAAATGCAAATTATGTTTATCTTATGTCCAAGTTAAATAGAAAAACTGGATTTGCAGAAAATGTTGAAATAATAGATTTAAATGATGATTTTACAAAGATAGAAAGAATAATTGCAGCACCAGATGCAAGATATAATTTCAGTAAAAAAATGTGGATGTTAAAAGATGTAAATATAACTTATGGTGATGAAAATAAAAAGCCTGAAACAATGGAATATTTTGCTGATAGTAAGTACAGTGATAATCCAGATCATTTTATTACATCATCAGTAGAACCTAGAACTCTTACAATAAAAGAGCTTAAACAGACAATTAGAGATCTTACAAGTGTAGGGGGAGATACGAGAGAACTTATGGTAGAACTTGGAAATAGATACTCTTTTCCTTTTGCAAGTTTTATAATATCATTCTTAGGTCTTGCACTTGGTGGAAGATATGTAAGAGGTACATCAGCAGTAAGTTTAGGAGTTTGTGTACTTTTAGGTTATGGTTACTATATAGTAAAAGCAACATTTGAGGCTTTTACTTCAAATGGATTTTTAAATCCATTAATAGGTGGATGGATTCCAAATATACTATTTTTAGTTGTTGGACTCTACCTGCTGCATAAGGCGGAATACTAAAATTTAGGAGTAGATAAATGAGTATAGAGATTAGAAAGTTAAGCAATGGAATACCAGTGCTAATGGATAAAATGGATAGTGTAGATACAATAAGTTTGGGAGTATTTGTAAAAACAGGAGCAAGAGATGAATACCCAGAAGAAAATGGTGTTTCTCACTATATTGAACATATGATGTTTAAAGGAACTGAAAAAAGATCTGCTAAGGATATTTCAGAAGAGATTGATAATGAAGGTGGAATGATCAATGCTTATACAAGCAGAGATACCACTGGTTACTACATTCAAATGCTTGCAAGTAAAGTTGAAAAAGGGATAGATATTCTATCTGATATGTTTTTAAATTCAACATTCACTGAAGAAAACCTTGAACGTGAAAGAAATGTCATAATTGAAGAGATAAGAATGTATGATGATATTCCAGAAGAGGTAGTTCATGAGGACAACTTAAAATTTGCTCTTACAGGACCACAGTCAAATAGTGTATCTGGAACTGTTGAAAGTGTAAAAGCAATTGATAGAGATATGTTTTTAAACTATTATAAAGATCAGTACAGAGCATCAAATATGGTTATATCATTAGCTGGAAAATTTGATTCAGATAAGATATTTGATATGCTTGAAAAAGGTTTTGGAAGTATAAAAGATCACGAAAATAGAAGAAATATAGATAATACATATACAATTAATTCTGGAGAAAATAGAATAAAAAGAGATACTAATCAGGTACATCTTTGCTTTAACAGTAAAGGTGTAGGTCTTATAGATGATTTAAAATATCCTGCAGCTATAATTTCAAGTGTACTAGGTGGAAATATGAGTTCAAGACTTTTCCAAAAAATTAGAGAGGAAAGAGGACTTGCTTACGCTGTGTACACATATTCAAGTGCATTTATAGAGGATGGAATATTCACTGTATATGCAGGAACTACAAAAGATAGCTATAAGGAAGTTTTGGAGATTATAGAGAAAGAGCTTTTAGATATTAAAGAAAATGGAATTACAGCTTATGAACTTCAAAAATCAAAAAATCAATTTTTAAGTCTACTTACATTTAGCCTTGAGGGAACTAAAGGAAGAATGAATAGAATGGCCAACTCTTATATGATTTATGATAGAGTAATTGATATAGAAGAGATAATAAAATCAATAGAAAAAATTACATTAGAAGATATAAAAAAAGTTGCCAAAATGATATTTGATGAAAAATATTATTCTTGGACAATATTAGGAGATGTAGAATAAGGAGAGCAGAAATGGAAAAAGTTAAAGTAAAAGTTGTTACAGCACAAGGAGTTACACTTCCTAAATATGAAACTGAAGGGTCAGCTGGAATGGATATCAGAGCTAATATCACTGAACCAATTACTTTAGGTTCATTGGAAAGAAAACTGGTTCCTACAGGGATAAAAGTATCAATTCCTGAAGGATATGAGATTCAGGTAAGACCCAGAAGTGGTCTTGCATTAAAACATGGAATTTCAATGGCAAATGCCACTGGAACAATTGATTCAGATTATAGAGGAGAGATAAGGGTAATACTTATCAATCTAAGCAAAGATGAATATACTATTGAGCCACAGGAAAGAATCGGACAGATGGTTTTAAATAAAGTGGAACAGATAGAATTTGAAGTAGTGACTTCTCTTGATGAAACAGAAAGAGGAGAAGGTGGATTTGGACACACTGGGAAATAGAGGTAATTATGAGGCATAATAGAGAGTTTAGACTTATTTTAAAACGTATTAAAAAAATGAATAATTGGCTAATTCTCAACGCCCTTTTCATTGTAGGAATCAGTATAACTACAATTTATAGTGCCACTATTTCAAAATCTGGGGCATTTCATTATAAAGAGGCAGTATGGGCTGGAATATCAATATTTGCCTATATGGTAGTTTCAATGATAGACTATAAGAAATACCTCAAATATTATAAAGTTTTATATGTATTTAATATACTATTTTTAGGAGCTCTTCTTGTCATTGGAGACAGTAGATTGGGAGCTCAAAGATGGATAAGTTTGGGACCTATAAGTCTTCAGCCTTCAGAGGTTGGTAAAGTAATTGTAGTACTTACCCTTTCAGCTTTTATCTCTATAAATTTTAGAGATAGAACAATAGGATTTAAAAAGTTTTTTACAGCTGGGCTTTTTATCCTACCAGTATTACTTTTGATACTTAAACAACCAGACTTAGGAACAACTCTAATAATCTGTTTTACATTTTTTGTAATACTTTTTATGGCTAATCTTGAGTGGAAAACGATAATAACAATGGGAATAGTTGGAGCAATATCAGCACCTCTATCCTTTTTCTTTTTACTTAAGGATTATCAGAGAACAAGAATACTTACATTTTTAAATCCTGAATCTGATCCACTAAAAAGTGGTTGGAATGTAACACAATCTATGATTGCAATTGGTTCAGGAGGCCTTTATGGAAAAGGGTTTTTAAATAGTACTCAGAGTAAATTAAGATTTTTACCAGAGGCACATACAGACTTTATAGCATCTGTATTTTTGGAAGAGAGAGGATTTGTAGGAGGAGTTTTACTTTTCGTATTATATTTTCTTCTTATTATGCAGATACTTTATATAGCTGACACAACAGAGGATAAGTATGGAAAGCTTATCTGCTACGGAATAGCAGCTATTTTCTTTTTCCACTTTGTAATAAATGTGGGAATGACAATGGGAATAATGCCTGTTACAGGGAAACCTTTACTTTTGATGAGCTATGGAGGAACATCTTTACTTCTAAGTTTTATAATGCTTGGAATAGTTCAGAGTGT from Fusobacterium sp. DD2 harbors:
- the alr gene encoding alanine racemase, giving the protein MRAWVEIEMDNLVFNINQIKKQVQGMDVMAVVKANSYGFGSIEVVREFEKNGVKLFAVACLDEALELREAGFKGEILVLGILLDDEIEQAARNNIQITVGNWEQIKFLEDKKLNVGIHIKVDTGMGRLGFEPWEGEKVVNYCLTNGINIMGIYSHLSDADGFNDAADKYTFDQISKFSIFEKYKDRVKYIHILNSGGIFRFNKGYTGNLVRAGICMYGMIGSHIVEGLKRVFTVKTKILAIKKPTHDTYVSYGRQGFVHSGETYVVIGMGYADGIKKDFTGKSYVIIAGEKCPLIGEICMDMCMAKIPDTIKDKIALGDEVIVLRDDIIRDMTIDHKCSCDLVTGIGRRVYRVYRKNGKPYLIDR
- a CDS encoding class I SAM-dependent rRNA methyltransferase, with product MASVILKKGKDSKIRNFYPNVFKDDVASTMGKIENGDIVDVCTADMEVVGTGYVTDSTSAYVRVLTTTDEKIDKKFFLEKIKRAYEKREHLFKETNCVRAFFSEADGIPGLIIDYFDKYVAVQFRNSGVEKFRQEIINAIKKVMKPKGIYERSDVENRTLEGVEQKTGVIFGEIPERVTMEDNGLKYGIDIIDGQKTGFFLDQRDSRKFIRKYLNTNTRFLDVFSSSGGFSVAALKENCQKVVAIDKEPHALELCHENYRLNEFRGNFTTMEGDAFMLLKTLIGRGEKYDVITLDPPSLIKRKADIRKGRDFFYDLCNDSFQLLEDGGILGVITCAYHISLQDLLEVTRMAASKNGKLLQVIGINYQPEDHPWVLHIPETLYLKALWVKIINN
- a CDS encoding CvpA family protein, encoding MYLDIVVLVVLILSILDGLRNGLFVEFLSVFGLIINFLIAKYLTPYVINFLNLKGGTDNYFIIYIIIFWAVYIVVGIFLYYFRNIMLHQSKGLVIRALGAILGAMKGLIIAMIIIFIFDFAVDKFNGLEKYSTGSRSTDIFLKVVPKVEEYMPKEFKDKINSIKNGKLVDRYINKLF
- a CDS encoding LptF/LptG family permease; amino-acid sequence: MKIIDRYILNEIKMPVIFGVSLFTFIFLIDIIVAMMENIIVKGISIIDVTRILSFYLPPILSQTIPMGMFLGIMLTFSKFTRTSEATAMSAVGMSLKDIVRPVLKAAILTTAFIFFLQESIIPRSVSKLQYLTAKIAYENPVFQLKERTFIDEVEQYSLYIDRLVGKDKVAHGVLIFQKNSDKKFPTVISGSEAYWKDSSMVLKDSKFYNFNDKGKVVLTGEFDEKKIPLAAYFSEMNLKVKDIEAMSIKTLFKEMREKNGPEKLPFKIEINKKLAVPLATIMLSLLGVFLSIGHHRSGKGANFALSLIVIFSYITCLNIGMVMSSRGLIPVFIGIWTPDIVLLILTIIMYKKKAKVI
- a CDS encoding LptF/LptG family permease, translated to MKILDRYISKNFIKSFLLSLIAFMGIFIVSQLFRVVKYLSDGRFTSHDAVLYIITMLPRIFIDVAPLAVLLGCMMTVSVMASNLEIISLKTSGISFKRIVICPIILSIVISGIVFFVNDSLYPKSQKMNKDLRRGEVSTREAPIEKRNAFLRGENANYVYLMSKLNRKTGFAENVEIIDLNDDFTKIERIIAAPDARYNFSKKMWMLKDVNITYGDENKKPETMEYFADSKYSDNPDHFITSSVEPRTLTIKELKQTIRDLTSVGGDTRELMVELGNRYSFPFASFIISFLGLALGGRYVRGTSAVSLGVCVLLGYGYYIVKATFEAFTSNGFLNPLIGGWIPNILFLVVGLYLLHKAEY
- a CDS encoding pitrilysin family protein; the protein is MSIEIRKLSNGIPVLMDKMDSVDTISLGVFVKTGARDEYPEENGVSHYIEHMMFKGTEKRSAKDISEEIDNEGGMINAYTSRDTTGYYIQMLASKVEKGIDILSDMFLNSTFTEENLERERNVIIEEIRMYDDIPEEVVHEDNLKFALTGPQSNSVSGTVESVKAIDRDMFLNYYKDQYRASNMVISLAGKFDSDKIFDMLEKGFGSIKDHENRRNIDNTYTINSGENRIKRDTNQVHLCFNSKGVGLIDDLKYPAAIISSVLGGNMSSRLFQKIREERGLAYAVYTYSSAFIEDGIFTVYAGTTKDSYKEVLEIIEKELLDIKENGITAYELQKSKNQFLSLLTFSLEGTKGRMNRMANSYMIYDRVIDIEEIIKSIEKITLEDIKKVAKMIFDEKYYSWTILGDVE
- the dut gene encoding dUTP diphosphatase; its protein translation is MEKVKVKVVTAQGVTLPKYETEGSAGMDIRANITEPITLGSLERKLVPTGIKVSIPEGYEIQVRPRSGLALKHGISMANATGTIDSDYRGEIRVILINLSKDEYTIEPQERIGQMVLNKVEQIEFEVVTSLDETERGEGGFGHTGK
- the rodA gene encoding rod shape-determining protein RodA, whose product is MRHNREFRLILKRIKKMNNWLILNALFIVGISITTIYSATISKSGAFHYKEAVWAGISIFAYMVVSMIDYKKYLKYYKVLYVFNILFLGALLVIGDSRLGAQRWISLGPISLQPSEVGKVIVVLTLSAFISINFRDRTIGFKKFFTAGLFILPVLLLILKQPDLGTTLIICFTFFVILFMANLEWKTIITMGIVGAISAPLSFFFLLKDYQRTRILTFLNPESDPLKSGWNVTQSMIAIGSGGLYGKGFLNSTQSKLRFLPEAHTDFIASVFLEERGFVGGVLLFVLYFLLIMQILYIADTTEDKYGKLICYGIAAIFFFHFVINVGMTMGIMPVTGKPLLLMSYGGTSLLLSFIMLGIVQSVRIYRE